From a single Bacteroidota bacterium genomic region:
- a CDS encoding DUF4397 domain-containing protein, which translates to MTLKKSLLALLLATAFSAESMAQAELQVIHNCADPAAATVDVYINGTLTLNDFAFRTATSFLTVPSGVNIDIGIAPGNSTSANDTIVNIPRTFVQNERYVAIASGVLTPSSFATNPDAVNTNFRLRFSANIRNAAQNAGEVDLKVFHGATDAPTVDVLAQGAGVLIDDAAYTDFAPYISVPAGDYLLDITPGNNNSVVVATFSAELNGLAGGAAVVFASGFLDPSQNQNGADFGLFAALPSGAVVTLNKVGNARLQVIHNAADPAAASVDVYVNGALLLDNFNFREATPFIDVNSGQTLNIGIAGGNSTSANDTLVNIPVVLNDGGTYVAVANGVLNPANFSANPEGISTGFQLLLFSGMQETGLNGANVDLAVLHGATDAPAVDVYARNVAQLIDSITYTSLQGYINVPAADYLLDITPAAGSPIIATYFAPLSGLTGGAAVVFASGFLDPANNQNGEAFGLFAALPNGTVIALNDTSNSRLQVIHNSADPAASTVDIYVNGGLLLNDFAFRAATPYIDVPSGVVINIGVAPGTSSSVNDTLVNIPVTLMNGATYVAIASGVLNPASFAVNPDAVPTGFQLILSDGMRESANNAGEVDFRVLHGATDAPGVDVAARNVATLVNGASYTDFTGYINVPANTYLLDVKAAGTNTIVASFTAPLSLIPDQSAVVFASGFLNPATNQNGEAFGLFAALADGSVVTFPATSAARLQVIHNCADPVADSVDVYVNGTLLLDNFAFRTATPFIDIAGDTPVEIGIAPKTSASANDTIVNYTVTFVNGETYVAIASGVLTPGSFAVNPDGRPTGFTLLLQNQMRETALNSTDVDFRAVHGSTDAPTVDVVAVGAGVIVNDAAYTDITPYISVPASTYTLEVTPGNNNSIIVAAYAANLSTLGGGTAVVFASGFLDPATNQNGEAFGLYAALVDGTVIAFPVVTGVNEINNDLLKSAYPNPATDMLNIVLQADVVAEAINITDITGKIVLTQPVLNNSNTLTVDVKSLSAGTYLLNIVTNGQMAVQRFNVVK; encoded by the coding sequence ATGACACTCAAAAAATCTTTACTTGCTTTACTGCTTGCAACCGCTTTCTCGGCTGAGAGTATGGCTCAGGCAGAACTCCAGGTGATTCACAATTGTGCAGATCCTGCAGCAGCTACTGTTGATGTTTATATCAACGGCACGCTTACATTAAATGATTTTGCTTTCAGAACAGCAACTTCATTTTTAACAGTTCCTTCGGGAGTGAACATCGACATAGGTATTGCCCCCGGTAATAGTACCAGCGCCAATGACACTATCGTTAACATTCCGCGAACATTTGTACAAAACGAACGCTATGTTGCAATAGCCAGCGGAGTGCTTACACCCTCATCTTTCGCTACCAACCCGGATGCTGTTAACACTAATTTTAGATTACGATTCTCTGCTAACATTCGTAACGCTGCACAGAATGCAGGAGAGGTTGACTTAAAAGTATTTCACGGTGCAACGGATGCCCCCACGGTGGACGTCCTGGCGCAAGGTGCCGGCGTTCTGATTGACGATGCCGCATATACAGATTTTGCTCCTTATATCAGTGTTCCAGCGGGAGACTACTTGCTGGACATCACGCCGGGCAATAACAATTCAGTGGTAGTGGCTACCTTCTCTGCCGAGTTAAATGGACTTGCAGGTGGAGCTGCAGTGGTTTTCGCTTCAGGCTTCCTGGACCCATCTCAAAATCAAAATGGTGCTGACTTCGGATTGTTCGCAGCATTGCCAAGTGGCGCAGTAGTTACCTTGAATAAAGTAGGTAATGCACGTTTACAGGTTATTCATAATGCGGCAGATCCTGCAGCGGCATCCGTAGATGTTTATGTAAACGGAGCACTATTATTGGACAACTTTAATTTCCGTGAAGCAACACCCTTCATTGATGTGAACAGCGGACAAACATTAAACATAGGAATAGCTGGTGGTAACAGCACAAGTGCCAACGATACTTTAGTAAACATTCCTGTTGTTTTGAACGATGGCGGAACTTATGTTGCTGTTGCTAACGGGGTATTAAATCCTGCCAACTTCTCTGCAAATCCGGAAGGCATTTCAACCGGCTTTCAATTGTTATTGTTCAGCGGAATGCAGGAAACAGGATTGAACGGTGCTAATGTAGACCTTGCTGTCTTGCACGGAGCCACCGACGCACCTGCAGTGGATGTATATGCCCGCAATGTTGCACAGCTTATCGACAGTATCACTTACACCAGCCTTCAGGGATACATCAACGTACCTGCTGCTGATTATTTATTGGATATTACTCCTGCTGCAGGAAGTCCGATTATTGCTACTTACTTTGCACCACTTAGCGGATTAACAGGCGGTGCAGCTGTAGTATTTGCTTCAGGATTCTTAGACCCTGCCAACAATCAAAATGGTGAAGCCTTCGGATTGTTCGCAGCCCTTCCAAACGGAACTGTAATTGCATTGAACGATACTTCAAACTCACGTCTGCAGGTTATTCACAATAGCGCTGACCCTGCAGCAAGTACCGTTGATATATATGTTAACGGCGGATTATTACTTAATGATTTTGCATTCCGTGCAGCGACCCCATACATTGATGTGCCCTCCGGTGTTGTCATCAACATTGGTGTCGCACCCGGTACCAGCAGCTCTGTAAACGATACACTTGTAAACATACCTGTTACACTTATGAACGGCGCTACCTATGTAGCAATAGCAAGCGGCGTCTTGAATCCTGCTTCCTTCGCAGTAAATCCGGATGCTGTGCCAACAGGATTCCAACTTATTTTATCTGATGGTATGCGTGAATCAGCGAACAATGCAGGTGAGGTTGATTTTCGTGTATTGCATGGTGCAACGGATGCTCCGGGAGTGGATGTCGCTGCCAGAAATGTAGCTACATTGGTAAACGGTGCTTCCTATACTGATTTCACAGGTTATATAAATGTTCCTGCTAACACCTACCTTCTGGATGTAAAAGCAGCAGGTACAAATACCATAGTGGCCAGCTTCACTGCTCCTTTAAGTCTTATTCCTGATCAATCGGCAGTAGTCTTCGCTTCCGGATTTTTAAATCCTGCCACCAATCAGAATGGTGAAGCCTTCGGTTTGTTTGCAGCATTAGCAGACGGTTCAGTAGTGACTTTCCCTGCAACAAGTGCAGCCCGCTTACAGGTCATTCACAATTGTGCAGATCCTGTTGCTGACAGTGTGGATGTTTATGTAAACGGCACCTTATTGCTTGACAACTTTGCCTTCCGTACCGCAACTCCCTTTATCGATATTGCCGGAGATACTCCTGTAGAAATTGGAATTGCTCCAAAAACATCTGCGTCAGCTAATGATACAATTGTTAATTATACCGTAACTTTTGTTAATGGCGAAACTTATGTAGCTATTGCAAGCGGAGTACTTACTCCGGGATCATTTGCTGTTAATCCTGACGGACGTCCTACAGGATTTACATTGCTCCTGCAAAATCAGATGAGAGAAACCGCACTGAATAGTACTGATGTGGATTTCCGCGCGGTACATGGTTCAACGGATGCACCAACAGTAGATGTAGTTGCAGTAGGTGCCGGAGTGATTGTAAACGATGCAGCATATACTGACATTACACCTTATATCAGTGTCCCTGCTTCTACTTACACCTTAGAGGTAACACCAGGAAATAACAACAGCATCATCGTTGCCGCGTATGCTGCTAACTTAAGTACCTTAGGTGGTGGAACAGCGGTAGTATTTGCTTCCGGATTTCTTGACCCTGCTACCAACCAGAATGGTGAAGCATTCGGATTGTATGCTGCATTGGTGGATGGAACAGTCATTGCCTTCCCTGTAGTAACTGGAGTAAATGAAATTAACAACGATTTGCTGAAATCAGCCTATCCTAATCCTGCTACTGATATGTTGAATATCGTATTACAAGCAGACGTAGTAGCAGAAGCAATCAACATTACCGATATCACCGGTAAAATTGTACTGACTCAACCGGTGTTGAATAATAGCAACACATTAACTGTTGATGTGAAAAGTTTGAGTGCAGGTACTTACTTATTGAATATTGTAACGAACGGACAGATGGCAGTTCAGCGTTTCAACGTGGTGAAATAA
- a CDS encoding carbonic anhydrase yields the protein MNALEELLSANKKWAGKMVESDPLFFENLVNVQSPDFLWIGCSDSRVPPNQITQTTPGQIFIHRNIANMVVHTDLNLLSVLQYAVEILKVKHIIVCGHYGCGGVKAAMTNHSYGIINKWLRNIKDVYRYHQDEIEMLETEDEKLNRLIELNVSEQVLNLAKTSIVQKSWVQNNGPHLHGWVYDLHDGVIRPLLHLPPGSKLDHPIFEYDNLED from the coding sequence ATGAACGCACTGGAAGAATTATTATCGGCGAATAAAAAATGGGCCGGAAAAATGGTGGAAAGCGATCCGCTCTTTTTTGAGAATCTTGTGAATGTGCAAAGTCCTGATTTTTTATGGATAGGTTGCTCTGATAGCCGGGTACCCCCCAACCAAATTACTCAAACTACACCCGGACAAATATTTATCCATCGCAATATCGCCAATATGGTAGTGCATACGGATTTGAATTTGCTGAGTGTGCTGCAATATGCCGTGGAAATATTAAAGGTGAAGCATATTATCGTGTGCGGACATTACGGTTGTGGAGGAGTGAAAGCGGCCATGACCAATCATAGTTATGGAATCATCAATAAGTGGCTCAGAAATATTAAGGATGTATATCGCTATCATCAGGATGAAATTGAAATGTTGGAAACGGAGGATGAAAAATTAAACCGGTTGATTGAATTGAATGTCTCCGAGCAAGTCTTGAATCTCGCGAAAACTTCCATCGTCCAGAAATCCTGGGTCCAAAACAATGGCCCTCATTTGCATGGATGGGTGTATGACCTGCACGACGGTGTCATCCGACCCTTATTACACTTGCCTCCCGGATCAAAATTGGATCATCCGATCTTTGAATACGATAATTTGGAAGATTAA
- a CDS encoding four helix bundle protein, translated as MKNFKKLKIWENGMEVVEIVYRTSGQFPLEEKFGLTSQIRRSAVSIPSNISEGCSRKSDKDKARFIEIAIGSAYETETQLLIAKRLNFINESECNIILDKLDTLQGSMFKFHSTLIDSGKIKTRVLIGLCILATIVLASGYRLPAAS; from the coding sequence ATGAAGAATTTTAAGAAATTAAAAATTTGGGAAAACGGGATGGAGGTGGTTGAGATTGTTTACAGAACTTCCGGTCAATTTCCTTTGGAAGAAAAATTTGGTTTAACATCACAAATCAGAAGATCGGCGGTGTCTATTCCATCAAATATTTCTGAAGGATGTTCACGAAAATCAGATAAAGACAAAGCGAGATTCATTGAAATAGCAATAGGATCTGCTTACGAAACAGAAACTCAACTATTGATTGCAAAAAGATTGAACTTTATAAATGAATCAGAATGCAATATCATTCTTGATAAACTCGATACTTTACAAGGATCCATGTTTAAGTTTCACTCGACACTCATTGACTCTGGTAAAATTAAAACCAGAGTTTTAATAGGACTTTGCATATTGGCAACTATTGTTTTGGCCTCCGGCTACCGGCTACCGGCTGCCAGCTGA
- a CDS encoding cryptochrome/photolyase family protein → MSKITLIFPHQLFADHPALHLDRDVLLLEDELFFSHFNFHKQKLAFHRASMKAYEAKLKTEKYKVTYLEAIHTKSKLEKLFGDLGKKGVKEIHLCDPVDYLANRRLHRYANNNKIKLNIYPSPNFFDSSSYGKEYFGGKKKFHLTEYYIAQRKRYQILVEEEKATGGKWTFDVENRKKIPANVPLPRYKWGKEDVHYNEATVYVNKHFKNNIGELNEIRYPITHHQAKIWLDEFLQNRFMNYGIYQDAIVEEDGFLFHSIITPMLNIGLLDPQTIVQKALEAGTRYLIPMNSLEGFIRQIVGWREYIRHIYELKGVQQRTTNYFQHNRKIPESFYTGSTGIKPVDSAIKRVLKSGYTHHIERLMVLGNFMLLCEFDPDEVYRWFMELFIDSYDWVMVPNVYGMSQFADGGMMSTKPYISGSNYILKMSNYKKGSWSDSEAALWDALYWRFIDKHKAFFLKNPRMSMMVRQLEKMDKNRYDTLLQTAEKYLNSLQ, encoded by the coding sequence GTGTCTAAAATAACCCTCATCTTCCCCCATCAATTGTTCGCCGATCATCCGGCCTTGCATTTGGATAGGGATGTCCTGCTACTTGAAGATGAGCTTTTCTTCAGCCACTTTAATTTTCACAAACAAAAACTTGCTTTTCATCGTGCCTCCATGAAAGCATATGAAGCAAAATTAAAAACTGAAAAGTATAAAGTCACCTACCTCGAAGCCATCCATACAAAATCGAAGCTGGAAAAGTTGTTCGGAGATTTAGGCAAGAAAGGGGTCAAGGAAATCCATCTTTGTGATCCGGTGGATTATTTGGCAAACAGGCGACTGCACCGCTATGCCAATAACAATAAAATAAAATTAAATATCTACCCTTCTCCCAACTTTTTTGATAGCAGCAGTTATGGTAAAGAATACTTTGGAGGCAAAAAAAAATTCCATCTCACCGAATACTATATTGCACAACGCAAGCGGTATCAAATTCTGGTAGAAGAGGAAAAGGCAACAGGAGGCAAATGGACATTTGATGTTGAAAACCGAAAAAAAATTCCTGCCAATGTTCCACTACCCCGGTATAAATGGGGAAAAGAGGATGTGCATTATAATGAGGCCACAGTTTATGTGAACAAGCATTTTAAAAACAATATCGGCGAGCTGAATGAGATACGCTATCCCATTACACACCATCAGGCCAAAATCTGGTTAGATGAGTTCCTGCAAAACAGATTTATGAATTATGGGATTTACCAGGATGCCATAGTAGAGGAAGATGGATTTTTATTTCACAGCATCATCACTCCGATGCTCAACATCGGTTTACTTGATCCTCAAACCATCGTTCAAAAAGCACTGGAAGCCGGTACCCGATATCTAATTCCGATGAACTCTTTAGAAGGATTTATCCGGCAAATTGTGGGATGGCGTGAATACATCCGGCATATCTATGAACTAAAGGGTGTACAGCAACGCACCACCAATTATTTTCAACATAACCGAAAAATTCCGGAAAGCTTTTATACAGGGAGCACAGGAATTAAACCTGTTGACAGTGCAATAAAGAGAGTTTTAAAATCCGGTTACACTCACCATATTGAACGCCTGATGGTACTGGGGAATTTTATGTTACTCTGTGAATTCGATCCCGATGAGGTTTACCGTTGGTTCATGGAATTGTTTATCGATTCCTACGATTGGGTCATGGTGCCCAACGTTTATGGAATGAGTCAGTTTGCCGATGGAGGGATGATGAGTACCAAGCCCTATATCTCCGGCTCGAATTACATTCTCAAAATGAGCAATTATAAAAAAGGAAGCTGGTCAGATAGCGAAGCCGCGCTCTGGGATGCACTCTACTGGCGATTCATTGACAAACACAAAGCATTTTTCCTGAAAAACCCCCGCATGAGCATGATGGTCCGCCAGTTGGAAAAAATGGATAAAAACAGGTACGATACCCTCCTGCAAACTGCAGAAAAATACCTGAATAGCTTACAATAA
- a CDS encoding NupC/NupG family nucleoside CNT transporter, giving the protein MERLTGLIGIVLILGLAILASNNRKAINKRLVISGLLLQLCIAVLVLKIPPVTAFFQYIGHGMEKIEMFARQGASFVYGGLGAVQFDGTVANYAAGGFVFAFNVTATIILVCVLVAILYHFSIMQKVVSVIAKAMNFVMRVSGAEALSNVASAFVGQVEAQVMIRPYLAGMTNSELLASMSGSLACIAGGILVVYVNMGAAAGFDLAPKLIAASLMAAPGALVIAKIVFPETKESETMGNVKLEVKSPYINVVDAISHGAGDGFKIAMNVIAMLIGFIALIALVDWSLVRIAHIFNPDFDLTLNWIFGKLFYPMAWAMGVPATDVNNVATLLGQKLTINEFVAFQNLANKSVPILTEKGLLIVSIAICGFANFSSVGMQIGGIGELAPGRRGDLARLGLKALFCGTLASYLSATIAGIII; this is encoded by the coding sequence ATGGAAAGACTCACCGGATTAATTGGCATTGTGTTAATTCTTGGACTGGCTATTCTCGCCAGTAATAACAGAAAAGCAATAAATAAGCGACTCGTAATAAGCGGACTTTTGTTACAGCTTTGTATTGCGGTATTGGTGCTTAAGATTCCTCCTGTTACTGCATTTTTTCAGTATATCGGTCACGGCATGGAGAAAATAGAGATGTTCGCCCGGCAGGGTGCTTCCTTTGTGTATGGTGGACTCGGTGCGGTGCAGTTTGATGGTACTGTGGCCAATTATGCTGCCGGCGGATTTGTATTTGCATTTAATGTGACCGCAACGATTATTCTGGTTTGTGTTTTAGTGGCGATCCTGTATCATTTCAGCATCATGCAAAAGGTGGTATCGGTGATTGCGAAGGCGATGAATTTTGTGATGCGCGTGAGTGGGGCAGAGGCCTTGAGTAATGTAGCCAGTGCCTTCGTCGGACAAGTAGAAGCGCAGGTGATGATTCGTCCGTATCTTGCCGGAATGACCAATAGCGAATTGCTCGCGAGTATGAGTGGTAGCTTAGCTTGTATCGCCGGAGGAATTTTAGTGGTGTATGTGAATATGGGAGCTGCAGCAGGATTTGATCTGGCACCGAAACTGATTGCAGCAAGTCTGATGGCCGCCCCGGGAGCATTGGTGATAGCAAAAATTGTTTTTCCTGAAACGAAGGAAAGCGAGACGATGGGCAATGTGAAACTCGAAGTAAAGAGTCCGTATATCAATGTGGTGGATGCCATTTCACACGGAGCGGGAGATGGATTTAAGATCGCCATGAATGTGATCGCGATGCTGATCGGTTTTATTGCATTGATTGCATTGGTCGATTGGTCCTTGGTACGAATAGCCCATATTTTTAATCCGGATTTTGACCTCACCCTCAACTGGATCTTCGGGAAATTGTTTTACCCGATGGCCTGGGCGATGGGAGTTCCTGCTACCGATGTCAACAATGTAGCCACTCTTCTCGGACAAAAGCTCACCATCAATGAATTCGTCGCTTTCCAGAATCTGGCCAATAAATCTGTACCAATACTCACCGAAAAAGGTTTGCTCATTGTCTCCATTGCCATTTGCGGCTTTGCCAATTTTTCCAGCGTAGGTATGCAAATCGGTGGCATCGGTGAATTAGCACCCGGCCGACGTGGTGACCTCGCCCGCCTCGGACTGAAAGCCCTCTTCTGCGGCACCCTCGCCTCCTATCTCAGCGCTACTATTGCAGGTATTATTATCTGA
- a CDS encoding S46 family peptidase, producing MKKKIIGLLLILGIGFGQQVRADEGMWPLFLIKQLQDSMQARGLQLTAEDIYSINKACVKDGVVRLMSKQNRMFCTGEIISQQGLFLTNHHCGYGAIQELSTNEDNILKNGFWAKTQSEERPANFNIGLLSKVEDVTSMILDSLPAGDDEAARTKAVGAVMKAATAKLKDALGESKDMYVIEVIPFWAGNRYLAMYYEVFTDIRLVGTPPENIGKFGGETDNWEWPRHTCDISLFRIYTDANNKPAKFSKENKPYAPKFFFPINIQGPQENSYAMILGYPGRTQRYTYSDGIKFYAEKERPLRVKVRRDILDIYEESMHKDPKIKLMYSDKYAGLSNYWKKFMGEADALKKLNIYERRKEEENKFSAWVKNGNHSKYNDVISLYTQAYGQIDKYGMFGVYLQDGISNSQPMTFAMGMGPLEGLLADKSKKEEAKKMAAEMAADLDKDFKEFHEPIEKKVLASVLMHLVEDLDNAQLPAALVNMANKHKKDYTAMAEEMWKKSFFVNKDKFAKFLKSPSLKTLQKDPIYSVTNGYLTELTTKMQPEITKINTQLSKANRLFQAGVMEMSPDRLFTPDANGSMRLTYGRVLPYKGKDAVSFKEYTTSKGVIEKYSPGDIEFDAPTKLIDMMKKKDFGQYADKDGELHICFLTDNDITGGNSGSPVINGKGELIGTAFDGNWEAISSDFAFEPQFQRTICVDIRYTLFILDKFGGAGHLLNEMKIIR from the coding sequence ATGAAGAAAAAAATAATTGGTTTACTGCTGATTCTCGGAATCGGTTTCGGGCAGCAAGTACGTGCGGATGAAGGGATGTGGCCGCTCTTCCTGATTAAGCAATTGCAGGATTCAATGCAAGCCCGTGGATTACAATTGACAGCTGAAGATATTTACAGTATCAATAAAGCTTGTGTGAAGGATGGCGTTGTTCGTTTGATGAGCAAACAGAACAGAATGTTTTGCACCGGTGAAATCATCTCTCAGCAAGGTCTCTTTTTAACCAACCATCACTGTGGATATGGTGCTATTCAGGAGCTGAGTACCAATGAAGATAATATTTTGAAAAATGGTTTCTGGGCGAAGACGCAGAGTGAAGAGCGTCCGGCCAATTTTAACATTGGTTTGCTTTCAAAGGTGGAGGATGTTACGTCCATGATTTTGGATAGTCTTCCTGCCGGAGACGATGAAGCAGCCAGGACAAAAGCCGTTGGTGCCGTAATGAAAGCAGCTACTGCGAAGTTAAAGGATGCGCTCGGCGAGAGTAAAGATATGTATGTGATTGAGGTCATTCCTTTCTGGGCAGGGAACCGTTATCTGGCGATGTACTACGAGGTGTTTACGGATATTCGTCTGGTAGGTACACCTCCCGAGAATATCGGAAAATTTGGCGGTGAAACCGATAACTGGGAATGGCCGCGTCATACCTGTGATATCAGTCTTTTCCGGATTTATACCGATGCCAACAATAAGCCTGCAAAATTCAGTAAGGAAAATAAACCTTATGCACCTAAGTTTTTCTTCCCGATCAATATTCAGGGTCCACAGGAGAACAGCTATGCGATGATTCTGGGTTATCCCGGACGTACACAGCGCTATACCTACAGTGATGGCATTAAATTTTATGCAGAGAAAGAACGTCCGTTGCGTGTAAAAGTACGTCGCGACATTCTGGACATCTATGAAGAGTCGATGCATAAGGATCCGAAAATTAAATTGATGTACTCCGATAAATATGCCGGACTCAGCAATTACTGGAAGAAATTTATGGGAGAAGCCGATGCGTTGAAGAAGTTAAATATTTATGAGCGCAGGAAAGAAGAAGAAAATAAGTTTTCTGCCTGGGTAAAAAATGGCAATCATTCTAAATACAATGATGTGATCAGCCTTTATACGCAAGCGTATGGTCAAATTGATAAGTACGGTATGTTTGGAGTCTACCTTCAGGATGGTATTTCAAATTCTCAGCCCATGACATTTGCAATGGGAATGGGTCCCCTGGAAGGTTTGCTCGCTGATAAATCCAAGAAGGAAGAGGCGAAGAAGATGGCGGCTGAAATGGCGGCGGATCTGGATAAGGATTTTAAAGAGTTTCATGAGCCTATTGAAAAGAAAGTACTGGCCTCCGTGTTAATGCACTTGGTAGAGGATCTGGATAATGCACAATTACCCGCAGCACTCGTGAATATGGCCAATAAGCACAAGAAGGATTATACAGCAATGGCAGAAGAAATGTGGAAGAAATCTTTCTTCGTGAACAAAGATAAATTTGCAAAATTTTTGAAATCTCCATCTCTGAAAACATTGCAAAAAGATCCTATCTATAGCGTGACCAATGGTTATTTGACAGAATTGACGACGAAGATGCAGCCGGAAATCACTAAGATCAATACGCAGTTGAGTAAAGCGAATCGTTTGTTCCAGGCCGGTGTGATGGAAATGAGTCCTGATCGTTTGTTTACTCCCGATGCCAATGGTAGTATGCGTCTTACTTACGGTCGCGTATTACCGTACAAAGGAAAGGATGCTGTTTCATTTAAAGAGTATACCACTTCGAAAGGCGTTATTGAAAAGTACTCTCCGGGCGATATCGAATTTGACGCGCCAACGAAGCTTATTGATATGATGAAGAAGAAGGATTTCGGGCAGTACGCCGATAAGGATGGTGAATTGCATATCTGTTTCCTCACCGACAATGATATCACCGGCGGTAACTCCGGAAGCCCTGTCATCAATGGTAAAGGTGAACTCATCGGAACTGCGTTCGACGGTAACTGGGAAGCCATCTCCAGCGATTTCGCATTCGAGCCACAGTTCCAGCGCACCATATGTGTGGATATCCGTTATACGCTCTTTATTCTTGATAAATTTGGCGGTGCCGGACATCTCCTGAATGAAATGAAGATTATTCGGTAA